In a genomic window of Colius striatus isolate bColStr4 chromosome 2, bColStr4.1.hap1, whole genome shotgun sequence:
- the IL20RA gene encoding interleukin-20 receptor subunit alpha, with protein sequence MKNVLHWSAPEGTGDGVLYKVKYSVYGVGKWIRKPECKNINRTWCDLSSETSDYEEQYYGSVKAFQNGMSSDWMETTRFNPLTDTKIDPPLVSVSSTEKSISITLTAPEKWKRSPEKESISLLQVYPGLQYNVSVLNKKTKKRWFFSINNNSLVVPWLEPGTTYCVSAQIHVTTPLLHSEFSKEYCIATLKDKAADEAITITCGYVLPSVLAVVFISMTCYCVHRYIHGSKQKHPTNLVWHYTDKCKERVFMPCEKIVVNLITINVDEYKSSQESSHLSEITSPQYYTVYDGTEGKDLPSKEVLETKHLLGNSQEEILHKEDVLAEGDKTGNWPSYGQPGTRSTLRWKNAETVEYEHDVRGEDFSPDQKLEGKTSPHRELLCEPQITLGDMITMKTGQIYCPQLEVRAADLCLGQKIEELNLKMVDAGDELPHMGETHVTLVDLNTKKSGQTSCPQHEKIAQGPTEKEDEQTILVDWYPHTERLYIPTLSSVENQVCEGVFKCADPDKEGILSRLFERELCDESSENQEMYLLQFKEQWGLHVEMEA encoded by the exons ATGAAGAATGTCCTTCACTGGTCAGCACCAGAAGGCACAGGAGATGGAGTACTCTACAAGGTTAAGTATTCAGT CTATGGTGTTGGCAAATGGATTAGAAAGCCAGAATGCAAGAATATCAACAGAACATGGTGTGACCTCTCCAGTGAGACCTCTGACTATGAAGAACAATACTATGGGAGTGTTAAAGCCTTCCAAAATGGGATGTCCTCTGACTGGATGGAGACCACACGATTCAACCCTCTTACAGACA CTAAAATTGATCCACCCTTGGTAAGTGTATCTTCTACTGAGAAATCTATTTCAATTACTCTGACTGCTCCTGAGAAGTGGAAGAGAAGTCCTGAGAAAGAATCTATATCTCTGCTTCAAGTATATCCTGGCCTGCAATACAACGTGTCCGTCctcaacaaaaaaacaaagaagcgG TGGTTCTTCTCCATCAACAACAACAGCTTGGTTGTGCCCTGGCTAGAACCTGGAACAACTTACTGTGTCAGTGCACAGATACATGTCACCACACCACTTTTGCACAGTGAATTCTCCAAAGAGTACTGCATTGCTACCTTGAAAG ATAAAGCAGCAGATGAGGCCATAACAATCACATGTGGATATGTTCTGCCTAGTGTGCTGGCTGTCGTTTTTATTTCAATGACATGCTATTGTGTGCACCGCTATATTCACGGCAGCAAACAGAAACATCCAACAAACCTG GTATGGCACTACACTGACAAATGCAAGGAAAGAGTTTTCATGCCGTGTGAAAAGATAGTGGTCAACCTTATCACCATTAATGTGGATGAGTACAAGTCGTCTCAGGAATCCAGTCATCTATCCGAAATAACAAGTCCTCAGTATTACACTGTTTACGATGGCACTGAAGGGAAGGATTTACCTTCAAAAGAAGTgctggaaacaaaacatttgcttGGTAATTCACAGGAAGAGATTTTGCACAAAGAGGATGTTTTAGCAGAAGGGGACAAAACTGGGAACTGGCCATCTTATGGCCAGCCTGGAACAAGGAGTACTTTGAGATGGAAAAATGCAGAGACTGTAGAGTATGAACATGATGTAAGGGGGGAAGACTTCAGCCCTGATCAGAAATTAGAAGGGAAGACTTCTCCTCACAGGGAACTACTATGTGAGCCACAAATTACTTTGGGGGACATGATTACTATGAAAACAGGACAAATATATTGTCCTCAACTAGAGGTGAGAGCAGCAGACCTTTGTTTGGGACAGAAAATAGAGGAACTTAATTTGAAGATGGTTGATGCAGGAGATGAACTGCCGCATATGGGTGAGACCCATGTCACCTTGGTGGATTTGAATACTAAAAAATCTGGGCAGACGTCCTGTCCTCAGCATGAAAAAATAGCACAGGGCCCTACGGAGAAAGAGGATGAACAGACCATATTAGTAGATTGGTATCCTCACACTGAAAGACTCTATATTCCTACCTTGTCCAGTGTTGAAAATCAGGTATGTGAAGGAGTATTCAAGTGTGCTGATCCTGACAAAGAGGGAATTTTGTCCAGACTGTTTGAAAGAGAGTTATGTGATGAGTCATCAGAGAACCAAGAAATGTATCTCCTGCAATTCAAGGAACAATGGGGGCTGCATGTAGAAATGGAAGCCTGA